From one Lotus japonicus ecotype B-129 chromosome 3, LjGifu_v1.2 genomic stretch:
- the LOC130748738 gene encoding protein SOSEKI 1 isoform X2, producing MEAKGGEVRRLHIIYFLSHPGGRVEHPHLIRVLHLTRNGVYLRDVKRWLGELRGKDLPEAFSWSYKRRYKSGYVWQDLLDDDLLTPISDNEYVLKGSQIHPTLFETSLLDEKKVTATDTLSEKNSPQVLQVAEEKQNQKQEEEPRIQLDLGSKVSSEISQDSSLVFSSGRSSVTDDDSSKVEEEKLLLGTGKESLKEQNHGKLDNFSLPSLYHNLLSKKGNKDDKSKTATPDSSLSATSSSSYQSSFTKSRVNSSRVSGVFRNLITCGTVETNDAAVVLMKQAHSIASKEAKNIAQKHAEICRGDKLGGSARCFGTPWNYHQQKEQYGPRKSCDGGETNKNRKKLGEFMNHTPHKPFGGPICS from the exons ATGGAAGCCAAAGGAGGAGAGGTTAGAAGGCTTCATATCATCTACTTCTTGAGTCATCCAGGTGGTCGTGTAGAGCATCCTCATCTCATTCGTGTTCTTCATCTTACTCGTAATGGTGTTTATCTCAGAG ATGTTAAGAGATGGCTAGGGGAATTGAGAGGAAAAGACTTACCTGAAGCATTTTCCTGGTCCTACAAGAG GAGGTACAAGAGTGGTTATGTGTGGCAAGACTTGTTGGATGATGACCTCTTAACCCCCATTTCAGATAATGAATACGTCCTCAAAGGATCACAAATCCACCCTACCCTATTTG AAACTTCTTTACTTGATGAAAAGAAAGTTACAGCTACTGATACACTTTCTGAGAAAAATTCTCCTCAAGTACTACAAGTTGCAgaggaaaaacaaaaccagaaGCAAGAAGAAGAACCTCGAATTCAACTAGACTTGGGTTCGAAAGTGTCATCCGAAATTAGCCAGGATTCGTCGTTGGTATTCAGCTCAGGCAGGTCATCAGTGACAGATGATGACTCTTCTAAGGTTGAAGAAGAGAAGCTGCTTTTGGGTACCGGGAAAGAGAGTTTGAAAGAACAGAACCATGGGAAGTTGGACAATTTCTCATTGCCTTCCTTGTATCACAATCTGTTGAGTAAGAAGGGTAACAAAGATGACAAAAGCAAAACTGCTACACCAGATTCATCATTGTCTgctacatcatcatcatcgtacCAATCCTCCTTCACTAAGAGTAGAGTCAATTCCTCTCGAGTTTCCGGCGTGTTCCGCAATTTGATTACATGTGGGACTGTGGAGACAAATGATGCAGCTGTGGTTCTGATGAAGCAGGCTCACAGTATTGCATCCAAGGAGGCTAAAAACATAGCTCAAAAGCATGCTGAGATTTGTAGAGGAGACAAATTGGGAGGATCAGCCAGGTGTTTTGGTACTCCTTGGAATTATCATCAGCAGAAAGAACAGTATGGACCCAG AAAAAGCTGTGATGGAGGGGAAACAAACAAGAACAGGAAAAAGTTGGGAGAGTTCATGAACCACACTCCTCACAAGCCATTTGGTGGACCAATTTGCTCGTAA
- the LOC130745082 gene encoding serine/threonine protein phosphatase 2A regulatory subunit B''beta-like isoform X2 gives MKNLQNHHILIVIYSYRIYYYINRSANGRLTLRELKRGNIIDAMLHADEEEDINKVLRYFSYEHFYVIYCKFWELDTDHDFLIDKENLIRYGNHALTYRIVDRIFSQVARRFTSKVEGKMGYEDFVYFILSEEDKSSEPSLEYWFKCIDLDGNGVLTRNELQFFYEEQLHRMECMAQEPVLFEDILCQIIDMIGPEVQLWKLWG, from the exons atgaaaaacctTCAAAACCATCATATTTTGATAGTAATATATTCATATAGAATATATTACTACATTAATAGATCTGCAAATGGTCGTCTTACCCTGAGGGAGCTGAAGCGTGGAAATATAATTGATGCAATGCTGCatgctgatgaagaagaagacatCAACAAGGTTTTGAG GTACTTCTCTTACGAGCACTTCTATGTTATATACTGCAAGTTTTGGGAGCTGGATACAGATCACGATTTCTTGATAGACAAAGAGAATCTTATCAGATATGGTAACCATGCGCTCACCTATCGAATTGTCGATAGAATATTTTCTCAG GTTGCAAGAAGGTTTACTAGTAAGGTTGAGGGAAAGATGGGTTATGAAGATTTTGTTTATTTCATACTGTCAGAAGAGGATAAATCATCTGAGCCGAGTCTTGAGTATTG GTTCAAGTGCATTGATTTGGATGGAAATGGAGTTTTGACACGAAATGAACTGCAATTTTTTTATGAGGAGCAATTGCATCGAATGGAGTGCATGGCTCAAGAACCTGTGCTTTTTGAGGATATATTGTGCCAGATTATTGACATGATTGGACCTGAG gttcaattgtggaaactttggggttga
- the LOC130748505 gene encoding hypothetical protein At1g04090-like, with the protein MGVNVGIFCAVLLLTTQLAMGFPGAAPLLKKFPGNIFKKKKAKAILPIDTTFKLPVVASPWPAGGGFASGTIDLGGLQVSQVSTFNKVWATNDGGPDNKGFTVFEPKDTPQGFSMLGSYGQPNNQPLFGWILVAKDVSSTSSALKKPLDYTLVWNSASVKVSQDSPGYVWLPKAPDGYKALGHVVTTTPDKPSLDKIKCVRQDLTEQCEAYSWIWGTGGDSDPNSFNFYAVRPSNRGTQALGVGVGAFVAQNGGTNSSLSITCLKNTNAISKSMPNLKQIGALLQTYSPILYLHPDEEFQPSSVDWFFSNGALLYQRGKESNPVKIAPNGTNLPQDPHTDGAYWLDLPADADNKERVKKGDLQSFESYVHVKPMLGGTFTDLAMWVFYPFNGPARAKVEFFNVKLGRIGEHVGDWEHVTLRISNFDGQLWKVYFAQHSKGAWVDSSQIEFQSDNNVNRPVVYSSLHGHASYPHPGLILQGKNGIGIRNDTAKSASVLDMRKCVLISTEYLGSSAVVEPPWLNYFREWGPKIDYNIDDELKKVEKFLPGKLKTAFENIIKSLPNEVLGEEGPTGPKAKNNWSGDEV; encoded by the exons ATGGGTGTGAATGTGGGGATTTTTTGTGCTGTGCTTTTGTTGACAACACAATTAGCAATGGGGTTTCCTGGAGCTGCACCATTATTGAAGAAATTTCCAG GGAATATCTTCAAGAAAAAGAAAGCTAAAGCTATCCTCCCCATTGACACCACATTCAAGCTTCCTGTTGTAGCATCTCCTTGGCCAGCAG GTGGTGGGTTTGCAAGTGGAACCATTGACCTGGGTGGGCTGCAAGTGTCTCAAGTCTCAACATTCAACAAAGTTTGGGCCACCAATGATGGTGGACCAGACAACAAAGGTTTCACAGTTTTTGAACCCAAAGACACACCTCAAGGATTCTCTATGTTGGGTAGCTATGGCCAACCCAACAACCAGCCTCTTTTTGGATGGATTCTTGTGGCAAAGGATGTGTCTTCAACTTCAAGTGCCTTAAAGAAACCACTTGATTACACACTTGTATGGAACAGTGCATCAGTGAAAGTTTCTCAAGATTCTCCTGGCTATGTTTGGCTACCAAAAGCACCTGATGGGTACAAAGCTTTAGGCCATGTTGTCACCACCACACCTGATAAACCTTCCCTTGACAAAATCAAGTGTGTCAGGCAAGACCTCACTGAACAATGTGAGGCCTATTCATGGATTTGGGGAACAGGAGGAGACAGTGATCCAAATAGCTTCAATTTCTATGCAGTTAGGCCAAGCAATAGAGGAACTCAAGCTCTTGGTGTTGGTGTAGGAGCCTTTGTTGCACAAAATGGTGGGACTAATAGCTCTTTATCCATCACCTGTTTGAAAAACACCAATGCTATTTCAAAATCTATGCCTAATCTAAAACAAATTGGTGCATTACTCCAAACTTATTCTCCAATTTTATACTTGCACCCTGATGAAGAATTTCAACCTTCCTCTGTGGATTGGTTTTTCTCCAATGGAGCATTACTGTACCAGAGAGGGAAAGAGTCAAATCCTGTGAAGATAGCACCAAATGGAACCAACCTTCCTCAGGATCCTCACACTGATGGTGCCTATTGGCTTGATCTCCCTGCTGATGCAGACAACAAAGAGAGGGTTAAAAAAGGAGATTTGCAAAGTTTTGAATCTTATGTACATGTGAAGCCAATGCTTGGAGGAACCTTCACTGATTTAGCCATGTGGGTCTTCTACCCTTTCAATGGACCAGCAAGAGCAAAAGTGGAGTTCTTTAACGTCAAATTGGGGAGGATTGGTGAACATGTTGGTGATTGGGAGCATGTCACATTAAGGATCAGCAATTTTGATGGTCAATTATGGAAAGTCTATTTCGCACAACATAGCAAAGGTGCATGGGTTGATTCCTCTCAGATTGAGTTCCAAAGTGACAACAATGTCAATAGGCCTGTGGTTTATTCTTCTTTACATGGACATGCTTCATACCCTCATCCTGGTCTTATTCTGCAAGGGAAAAATGGAATTGGTATAAGGAATGACACTGCAAAGAGTGCAAGTGTATTGGATATGAGGAAATGTGTGTTGATTTCAACAGAGTATTTGGGGTCTTCTGCTGTTGTGGAGCCTCCATGGCTGAACTATTTCAGGGAATGGGGGCCAAAAATTGATTATAAtattgatgatgagttgaagAAAGTGGAGAAGTTTTTGCCTGGGAAGTTGAAAACTGCTTTTGAAAATATTATAAAGAGTTTGCCAAATGAAGTGCTGGGAGAGGAAGGACCAACAGGTCCAAAGGCTAAGAATAATTGGAGTGGGGATGAAGTTTGA
- the LOC130749746 gene encoding hypothetical protein At1g04090-like, whose translation MASSLSHFKKKKNLPIETTFRLPADTPLWPPGDGFATGIIDLGSGLLVSQISTFKKLWTINEGGPDDLGVTFFEPTGLSEGFSMLGCYCQPNNKPLHGWVLVGEDYSSATNGALKKPIDYKLVYNSNSKSLKIKQDGSQGYIWLPIAPNGYKAVGHVVTTSPEKPSLDRIRCVRSDLTDEWMTHKSMLILRAENKRFSVYDVRPIKRGIEAQGVHVGTFLVAQSGGTNSKALPIVCLKNTKSSLSSIPNLDQIEALVKAYSPYMYLHPMEEYLPSSVDWFFTNGALLYEKRKSSIKKYPIEPTGSNLPLGDPNDDAIYWIDLPEDGVNRERVKKGDLQSAHAYVHVKPMLGGTFTDIVMWIFYPFNGGARAKVACTNIPLWTKGEHVGDWEHVTLRVSNFSGELWRVYFSQHSKGQWVEAHGLEFQNGNRPVAYSSLHGHALFPKPGLVMQGVRGFGVRNDAAKSEVVMDMGKGFEIVSAQYLGSEITEPIWLNYKMDWGPKEGPKGPKQKDFWTGDER comes from the exons ATGGCGAGTTCTCTTAGCCActtcaagaaaaagaaaaatctaCCCATTGAAACTACATTTAGGCTTCCTGCTGATACACCCCTTTGGCCGCCAG GTGATGGATTTGCAACTGGAATAATTGACCTGGGTAGTGGGTTGCTAGTGTCACAAATTTCAACATTCAAAAAACTATGGACAATCAATGAAGGTGGACCAGATGATCTTGGGGTTACATTTTTTGAACCAACAGGTCTATCTGAAGGGTTCTCTATGCTTGGATGCTATTGCCAACCTAACAACAAGCCACTTCATGGTTGGGTTTTAGTGGGAGAAGATTATTCTTCAGCCACAAATGGAGCTTTAAAGAAGCCAATTGATTACAAATTGGTATATAACAGCAACAGCAAGTCTCTGAAAATCAAACAAGATGGATCACAAGGCTATATTTGGTTACCAATAGCCCCTAATGGTTACAAAGCTGTGGGCCATGTTGTCACAACCTCACCAGAAAAACCTTCCCTGGACAGAATCAGGTGTGTTAGATCAGACCTCACTGATGAATGGATGACACACAAGTCAATGCTGATTTTGAGAGCAGAAAACAAGAGGTTTAGTGTTTATGATGTTAGACCAATCAAGAGAGGCATTGAAGCTCAAGGTGTTCATGTAGGAACATTCTTAGTAGCTCAAAGTGGAGGTACAAATTCTAAAGCTTTACCTATTGTTTGTTTGAAAAATACCAAATCTAGCTTATCTTCCATACCTAATTTAGACCAAATTGAGGCATTGGTCAAGGCTTATTCTCCATACATGTACTTGCATCCCATGGAAGAGTACCTTCCTTCCTCTGTGGATTGGTTTTTCACCAATGGGGCATTACTCTATGAGAAAAGAAAGAGCTCCATTAAGAAATATCCAATAGAACCAACAGGATCTAATCTTCCACTAGGTGATCCAAATGATGATGCTATCTATTGGATTGATCTCCCTGAAGATGGAGTCAACAGAGAAAGAGTAAAAAAAGGTGATTTGCAAAGTGCACATGCTTATGTTCATGTTAAGCCCATGCTAGGTGGAACATTCACTGACATTGTGATGTGGATTTTCTACCCATTTAATGGTGGTGCAAGAGCAAAAGTAGCATGCACCAACATTCCACTATGGACTAAAGGGGAACACGTGGGGGATTGGGAGCATGTCACATTAAGGGTGAGCAATTTCAGTGGAGAATTGTGGAGGGTTTATTTCTCACAACACAGCAAGGGTCAGTGGGTAGAAGCCCATGGACTTGAGTTTCAGAATGGTAACAGGCCTGTGGCTTATTCTTCCTTGCATGGCCATGCTTTGTTCCCTAAGCCTGGGCTTGTTATGCAAGGTGTAAGAGGGTTTGGTGTGAGGAATGATGCAGCTAAAAGTGAGGTTGTCATGGATATGGGAAAAGGGTTTGAAATAGTTTCTGCTCAGTATTTGGGGTCAGAGATTACAGAGCCAATTTGGCTGAACTACAAGATGGATTGGGGTCCTAAGGAAGGGCCCAAAGGGCCAAAACAGAAGGATTTCTGGACAGGAGATGAACGGTAA
- the LOC130745082 gene encoding serine/threonine protein phosphatase 2A regulatory subunit B''beta-like isoform X1 — translation MKNLQNHHILIVIYSYRIYYYINRSANGRLTLRELKRGNIIDAMLHADEEEDINKVLRYFSYEHFYVIYCKFWELDTDHDFLIDKENLIRYGNHALTYRIVDRIFSQVARRFTSKVEGKMGYEDFVYFILSEEDKSSEPSLEYWFKCIDLDGNGVLTRNELQFFYEEQLHRMECMAQEPVLFEDILCQIIDMIGPEASVSRFVMIRHSRRTRSVMTITEAFDEDPD, via the exons atgaaaaacctTCAAAACCATCATATTTTGATAGTAATATATTCATATAGAATATATTACTACATTAATAGATCTGCAAATGGTCGTCTTACCCTGAGGGAGCTGAAGCGTGGAAATATAATTGATGCAATGCTGCatgctgatgaagaagaagacatCAACAAGGTTTTGAG GTACTTCTCTTACGAGCACTTCTATGTTATATACTGCAAGTTTTGGGAGCTGGATACAGATCACGATTTCTTGATAGACAAAGAGAATCTTATCAGATATGGTAACCATGCGCTCACCTATCGAATTGTCGATAGAATATTTTCTCAG GTTGCAAGAAGGTTTACTAGTAAGGTTGAGGGAAAGATGGGTTATGAAGATTTTGTTTATTTCATACTGTCAGAAGAGGATAAATCATCTGAGCCGAGTCTTGAGTATTG GTTCAAGTGCATTGATTTGGATGGAAATGGAGTTTTGACACGAAATGAACTGCAATTTTTTTATGAGGAGCAATTGCATCGAATGGAGTGCATGGCTCAAGAACCTGTGCTTTTTGAGGATATATTGTGCCAGATTATTGACATGATTGGACCTGAG gcgtccgtcagtcgattcgtgatgattcgtcactcgaggaggaccaggagcgtgatgactattactgaagctttcgacgaggacccggactga
- the LOC130745081 gene encoding proteinaceous RNase P 2-like, whose amino-acid sequence MKLKIRCRLMISNESSTLSDSHPHDTLQSPSQAAVSAARRVAPLRRWPVTAAMDTPMRSKAAAAVAMKKKKGKQTPEAKFQFELNSCSKSKDLTTAISLYDDAVSNNTRITHHHFNTLLYLCSHAVAAEPSLKTLALEHGFRIFDRMTALGITPNEASIATVARLAAAKGDGGYAFELAKNVGKYNVAPRLRTYDPALFCFCESLDDDRAYEVEEHMKGVGVCLEEPELAALLKVSVKRGRGEKVYEYLHKLRSAVRCVGESTAAVIEEWFRSGEAGKVGEVGLDGGRVKEGVLRNVGGWHGLGWVGNGDWVVCRTGVDGDGVCGGCGEQLACVDIDDEEMEKFGKSIAALAVEREVKANFSEFQGWLEKHAHYEAIVDGANVGLYQQNFADGGFSTHQLHDVVNELYNRSGKKWPLVILHNKRLRGLMENPSTRKLVEEWMNNGVLYTTPNGSNDDWYWLYAAVKLRCLLVTNDEMRDHIFELLGSNFFNQWKERHQVHYTFVKGKNLKFQMPPSYSLIIQESEKGSWHVPIAPGTSYESLRSWLCITRPSAPDAVDSVSNAVQTSQNNHSHIPHVFANGIHSLDSQVGENNNNENNNNTTSVTGKRKERSPPPLS is encoded by the exons ATGAAGTTAAAGATACGCTGCCGTTTGATGATTTCAAACGAAAGTTCAACTCTCTCAGACTCTCACCCTCACGACACTCTCCAGTCTCCATCTCAGGCCGCCGTCTCCGCAGCGCGCCGCGTCGCACCGCTCCGGCGCTGGCCAGTCACGGCCGCGATGGACACACCAATGCGCTCAaaagcggcggcggcggtggcaatgaagaagaaaaaagggaAGCAAACCCCAGAGGCGAAGTTCCAGTTCGAGCTCAATTCCTGCTCCAAGTCCAAAGACTTAACCACCGCGATCTCCCTCTACGACGACGCCGTTTCCAACAACACCCGCATCACCCACCACCACTTCAACACCCTCCTCTACCTCTGTTCCCACGCCGTCGCCGCCGAACCCTCGCTCAAAACCCTCGCCTTGGAACACGGCTTCCGCATTTTCGACCGCATGACCGCCCTCGGCATCACCCCTAACGAGGCCTCCATCGCCACCGTCGCCAGGCTCGCCGCGGCCAAGGGGGATGGTGGTTACGCCTTCGAGCTCGCGAAGAATGTGGGGAAGTATAATGTTGCCCCGAGGCTGCGGACCTATGACCCGGCATTGTTCTGCTTCTGCGAGAGCCTTGATGATGATAGGGCGTATGAGGTGGAGGAGCATATGAagggggttggggtttgtttggAGGAACCGGAACTCGCCGCGCTTTTGAAGGTCAGTGTGAAGAGGGGGAGAGGGGAGAAGGTTTATGAGTATTTACACAAGCTGAGGAGTGCGGTGAGGTGCGTCGGGGAGTCAACCGCGGCGGTTATCGAGGAGTGGTTTCGGAGCGGGGAGGCCGGAAAGGTTGGTGAGGTGGGTTTGGATGGTGGGAGGGTGAAAGAGGGGGTTTTGAGGAATGTGGGAGGGTGGCATGGTCTTGGTTGGGTTGGGAATGGGGATTGGGTTGTGTGCAGAACGGGTGTTGATGGTGATGGAGTTTGTGGTGGCTGTGGTGAGCAATTGGCTTGTGTGGATATTGATGATGAGGAGATGGAGAAgtttggcaagtctattgctgCCTTGGCGGTGGAGCGAGAGGTCAAGGCAAATTTCAGTGAATTTCAG GGATGGCTAGAAAAACATGCTCATTATGAAGCTATTGTGGATGGTGCAAATGTTGGGCTCTACCAGCAAAATTTTGCTGATGGTGGATTTAGCACTCATCAG CTTCACGATGTTGTGAATGAACTGTACAATCGGAGTGGGAAAAAATGGCCGTTAGTTATCCTGCATAACAAGCGCTTGAGAGGGCTGATGGaaaatccttccaccagaaaaCTGGTAGAGGAGTGGATGAATAACGGTGTGCTGTATACAACACCAAATGGATCCAATGATGATTG GTATTGGTTGTATGCTGCTGTAAAACTCAGATGCTTGCTTGTAACAAATGATGAAATGCGAGATCACATATTTGAACTCCTAGGAAGCAATTTTTTTAACCAGTGGAAAGAAAGACATCAA GTTCACTACACTTTTGTTAAGGGGAAGAACTTGAAATTTCAAATGCCACCATCATATTCATTGATTATCCAG GAATCGGAAAAGGGATCATGGCATGTGCCTATAGCGCCGGGAACTAGCTACGAGTCTTTGAGATCTTGGCTCTGCATTACACGGCCAAGTGCCCCTGATGCTGTTGATTCTGTTTCTAATGCTGTCCAAACTTCTCAAAATAATCACTCCCACATTCCACATGTATTTGCAAATGGTATTCATAGCTTGGATTCACAAGTCGGCGAGAACAACAACAacgaaaacaacaacaacaccactTCTGTGACTGGTAAAAGAAAAGAGAggtctcctcctcctctttcaTGA